In Osmerus eperlanus unplaced genomic scaffold, fOsmEpe2.1 SCAFFOLD_582, whole genome shotgun sequence, the sequence CGACCATATTGGGGTTGGGAATGTGGTAGAGTGGATGGAgtcaaaagaaaaacaaatccCACATAGATGCTACACATATTGCAGTCAATCTGCCATGATCACGATGACTTCATCTTTATATGAGCTGGTAATCTTTGTAAACCCCAGTATTAAAGAATGCTCCTGAGCATTGAAATTAATAATAGGATTTCGCCGAGGCGTCATTTCCTTTATTTTCCAATGGTGGATTATCATGGAAGTTGGCCTTTTCATTATTCTGGCTCTCtccatttgtttttttgtttgaggACTGGTATTAAACACTGACTCATCATTGCTGGAATGGCCTGATCTCTCGCGTGTTGTCTGTGCTCCCTCcctcgtccctctccctctccctctcccctctccctctccctctccctctccctcctccctctccctctccctctccctctccctctccctctccctctccctctccctctccctcccctctcccctccccctccccctcccccctccccctcccccctccccctccccctccccctcccccctccccctccccctccccctccccctccccctccccctccccctctctctctctctctctctctctctctctctctctctctctctctctctctctctctctctctctctctcctctctctctctctctctctctccaatatgCTGCCAATATTATGAAACAGACTCGATCGATCCCTCATCAGTGCAGCAAGATCTCTAACCCCCGATTACCTTCCCACCCTATCTCCCCCTTTGACGCTATTCAATTTTTTATATCAAAGGCCTCGTAGGGAACCCTACGACACAAATGCTCTACCTAGCCTTGGTTGAAAACTGAAGCGAGACTTGATGCCAAAAATAACCCCCCGCTCCTGCTGTTTGGCTTGTTGTCGAGAGAACATCTCAGTGCCATAAATATCTTTTATATAAAGTCTTAGTGTGTCGATAAAGGATGATTCCCAGCAGTCATTTCATTACCTGTTTAGATTAGATATTTACTGTCAAATGTGAAGGAAGGATCTCGGTTTCGCAAACAAGTTATTTGAGGATTGGGGATTGTCAATACACATTATTACACCCTAAATAACATTAACTATTTCCATACACATGTTCTACATGTTCTTGTGTTTGGAAAAAATGACGAAGAACATGGAGGATAAGTTGGATATACtctgaagtcaaagtcaagaCATGAAGAGTGCCAAAGTGATGCCAAAATATCACAGAAAATGTATATTGGGCACttaaggagaggagcagaactgTTTTGAAACAGAAAACCATGGCAAAGGGAACTGTTCTTAGGTTTAATTAAAATACTGGAGAGgaccccccttcctcttcacCCAAGTAGTTTCATCAGAAATGTCCTGTATTGTTTTTGTCCTTTCATCTTCTGTTTTGAGTATAAAGTCAACTATAATGTCTCTATAGAAACAGTTTCCTACTCTGCAGCACATAACAAAGAGCCAAGTAGAGGCCTTGAGCTACCCTCTCAGTGGCATGCAACTGCTGTGGAGCAAGCAGCAGTTGCCAACTccccaaacaacaacaaccaacaacaacaacaacaaaaacatcccCTTGAAATATGGAGCGCTATGCTCTACTatgacaaaaaagaaaatgcgTATTTACAAAAGTTGGGAAAAAATGCCAGGGAATGGCTGGGATGTGACGCAGTTCATTACAGAGTGTAACTGGGAAGGAATAATAAATTGACGTAGCCTCAGAGTAGGCCTGTGGGGTTGAGAGAGAGCCTCTATCTGTAAGAACAATGCAGCTCAAAGCTGGTTAGTCAAACGCAAGATAAGTGGCAGCTGGTTCCCTTTGTGTCCTCAAGCTGTTTGCGAGGAGATACACAAAAGCACCACTCTGCACCCCTATCGAATTGAGGGGGATAGAGCCAGAGGAATGGGATGATGTGGGTTTCCGATTCTGCATGGTACAGGCTATGCCTCTGTCACCCCAAAGGACAAGATGGCAGTTGAACTGCTGGGATGTGACAATGTGATTTTTCAGAGCAAGCTGTTTTCGCGCCTGGCATTGCTGGTGGGAGGAAAATGTCATAACAACCCAAtggcagtggagggggggggggggggggggggggcagtatagCTCTAATTGTGATTACAGGGTTTGCCCCGTTTATTTCCACATACCATACAGCTGTTTGGAGTTTGAGCAGTCGTGAATGCCTGCGGATCTTCTCCATATTCCGTATGGTCCCCCAGTAAGAGGCATGCGAGCGCACGTCTGTTTAATTCTGAAGAAGAAACGAAACGTCGCTGACATCCTGTCTGAGGAAAAAACGAAGTCAAGCATTTCCTTCCTCTTGTTCGTGTCGATAGCGGAACCCCGTGCGAGCGTCTGACACAGAACATCTTCCCAGCTTTCTCAATCACAGTTCACTCCCTGCTACACACCACTATACAAAGCATTGGGACAGAGACACCCCCTCCCATAACAGTCCACAGAACAATCCATTTTAAAAAGCTTgttttgagagagaaagatgtttGTTCAATTAACGTGACTCCTGAGCGCATATGTCTCCCGGAGCCAATTTAGAGCATGCACCGTAGGCCAGAAATAATTTGCAGAGAGAATAAGTTAATTAGGTACAGTACGAGAATGATAAGAACCGTGTATTCGGCTCCTGTAGTACAGTAATTACGTCTCACAGCCAGCATTTGAGGCAGGGGTCATTGTGTATCTGAGGACCACACACTAGGAAGATAAGGTACCTAATTACACTACCAGGCCAAAATGGTGTCTGACAAATCGCTGGTAACTTTTTCTGCCTGGGGacgtggtgagtgtgtgtgtgtctacagaatGTGTCCTACTTATTGATTATTTAATAAGTCCAGTATACTCTAAGGGGCAAGCTTGGCAATTAAAGTGTGTAATCAGTCTAGCCAGTCTTCAATTTATTTTTTCACTGTGGAAAGATTTGGTCTGCTGACTTCAACTAAGTTGTTGGGCCTTCAAATGAACAATCAGTgtgctgtacatgtgtgtgtgtgtgtgtgtgtgtgtgtgtgtgtatccacggGTCATCCTGTTTTTGTACTATATCCTGTACAATATAGTGATGTCTGCAAATCTTGATGGAAATGAATGCTCAATGGAtataaacataattgaaaaatgtTTTACTTTGTAGTCATGTAGGATTCTGTATAGCATCTCATTATTGCCAATAAAAATGCATTGGTATGGACGGCAGGGAAGGAAAGAACCTTTCCATTTCTGTGGTCATATCATGGGCAAAgtagctttctctttcttcaATTACCTATCCGAGTGAATCCAATCCAACTGAAATTGACAAAAGAGGCGCGCTGCACATCTCTCTCCGTGTAAATGTTAATATTGGAAGTATTAAAAAGAAAAGCCCTTGTGGCGGTCTCACAGTCTAGCGGCTGAATCCCTCAGACCATTCGAATCGATCTCCGCAGGGGTGATTAAGAAACTGATTGGACTCTGCGGGGTAATGTCGTTCTGTCCAATAAGATCCATGGCGAATGATATTGCGGCGTTAAAAATCAGGATGGATATATCCTATTAAAACACTACAGCCTATGCTGCTTATTCTCCATTTTATTTACCTACGGGTAGGAGAGAAAAAAGTTAATCCCATCGGAATAATACCTTTTAGTTAAGGAAAAACACTGTGACATTGTCCTCAATACTTCATAGATTAAGTCTTGTATTGGAGGAAACTGTTGACTGGCAGACCTCTTAACCCTGGAGAATCTGAGATCCCTTTTTGAGACCAACCAAATCTTTGACGTCTTTAAATCCTGAGTTTGACGTCAGATATATAAGGCCAATGTAAATATCACATATCCTCTGAAAATTAATACTTCTTAATTAATCAACTCTTCTggctgtgtttgcgtgtgtgtgtaacaatcTCTGTTAAAGCCCTCTTGGACAACTCTTCACACCATACACTATAGCCAAATATGGTGTTAGCATATTCTATTACTTGCACTATTTTCAGGTTATTCCGTTTTAGTTTTAGTTTCCCAATCCAAATGTAAAAATACAGATTATTTGTTTCTACACGCCATCGTATGGCCATAATGGATTACTACAGCTAATCCATGGATCTAGGGTTCAGAGGTCATTAGCTGGGCGCATGCGTACAACACCAACAGTCTGCTGGAGACTTGACGCTGGATCAGCTAATATTTAATGCTAGGAAGTTGACTATTTACAACAGAGGACATGTGGTATTAATTGTGAACTTCACACATTGTGTATTGCCAGCAAGGCATAGTTAGCATTGGGTTGAGTACCTGAAAAAAGAAATCATGACTGCCAACGAGGATCAAGAGGTAGCTAAATTTGCTAGCTACTATATGCATGATAAGATGTTAGCTAGCGAGGTTAGCTTCAAGCTTTTACTAAGCAAATACTCTACAGCCTTGTCACTCTGTGAATGATGCAAATCAACCCGTTGACTAAAATTACCTGTTAATTTCCTGGAGATGAACAAACCAAGCTCACTAATCACGTAAAACAaacgcagctagctagctatgtgttTATCATCTGGCTAGCTTAACAAGCTTGTAGTTTAACCATCTAGCACCGGTTACAATTCTCACGCCTGACTCCTGTGTACCGGCAGTGGCATGCTTCTGATACTCTTCGCAGTGCTCTGGCATACCTAATTTTCTATGATCTCATATCTCACCGTCATACAGATGGAGTTAGAAGCTCTTCGCTCCATATACGAAGGAGACGAATGCTTCAGAGAGATCAGCCCAGTGTCTTTTCAGTTTAGGGTGAGTAGAGCAACAAAATCGGACTCGCACACCTGTTGAGATGATAGCGTTAGGCCAATTGCTTCACGATGGCAGTGGAAGTGAATTGGTCAAACTTTCCTCATTTAAACTTGTATGTTACAGATAGGAGACCATGAAGACTCCAAAGCATTTCTGATAGATATTTCATGGCCAGAGACCTATCCTGAAACTTCTCCCCAAATATCATTAGATGCCTTTTTCAACAACAGAATGTAAGTAAAGTATAGCAGGCTATTATGGACAGTGTGCAAACCTTAGTACACTCCATATTGATGAAAGCTTGCCAATAAAGCTGTTTAATTTGTCACGTTGTATTGCCCCGCCTCAAAACACTTTCTCTTGATAAATGTTTTTTAtggttatttatttaataaGGTAAGCACCTTGTGTGTGATGGAAGTCCACGAATATATTAAGAGTCAACCATGGTTTCAGATAAATTATTCaaacccccccttctctctctctctctctctctctctttctctctctccagttctcCAATCACCAAGCAGATGATCATCTcaaagctggaggagcaggtggaggccAACCTGGGCACAGCCATGATGTACACCCTGTTTGACTGGGCCAAGGAGAATCAGGAGAGCCTAATGGAGAACCACCAGCCTGTGGTCACTGCTGTGGTCAGTGGGCTGGGAAATCTGTCAACTAACTATCACTGTAGTTTGTTCTAGAAAATGCTAATGGCTTCAATGAACCCCTATGGGGAAATCCTAGGCGTGTTTCCTTGCATGGGTAAACCACACAGGCTGTTGCACCAATGTTTGTCTTATGTGCCAGAATTTCTGATTTCTGGCTCGTTGTTTTTTTCACAGACGTTAAcgtccaacaacgacaacacaaGTAACGTTGGCACCgccaagaagaaggagaggaaggaacaaCTGACCAAAGCACAGAAGAGGAAAATGACCAGCAGAACAGGTGATATTTCAGACTTATTGCTTTGGCGGAATGACACTTACTAATACGATAGGCAGGTTTTTCTACAAGGAAATAATGTATCTCTGTATGATGTATCTCACTGGCATATCTGCTTGCCAACAGATAATAAGGGGGAGCTGCcaaggggctgggactgggtggACGTTGTCAAGGTAAGTTGTTTGTACTTGCTCCCTGTGTATCCCTGCAGTTATTTTGCCTATCCAGAAGATGGTacactttattgtcaatttacTGTGTAGTATATGGTTTATCAGTTATACTATACAACGCAAAATAGCTTTTCAGAGTCAGTTACTCTGGGTCGAGGCAAAAATCACTGGGTAAGATGTGGTATGACAGGACTTTTGGTGATTATGTAGACCAGCTTATACCTTAGCAGATCTACCTCAACACTGCAGGTGTATTTTACCCAGCATTCCACGTGAGGTGTAAACGCCTGAGCAACATGGTTAATAACTGCTTTTCCGTTCTCCCCATATCAACACCACTCCATGGTACTCCAGCATGTAAGTTCAaacattttcttcttcttccactTTTGTAACATATCTTTTCATTCATAAGAGTAATTACTGAGCTACAGAGAAGGCAAAAAGTTTGTGATTTTCCATAAGGTCTTCCctttgtcgttttttttttttttttttcagctgAGCAAAACAGGTGGAAAAGAGGAAGATTAGAGAGCTGGGGGAACGGGCAGGATGGTGGAATTCTGGTGCGGCTCTACCCAGGAAGTGTAATGATGAACTTCCTCCAACCACACCTACCCAGACGCCGCTGTGTTCATACAGTACCTTCCAGTCGAGCACCAGAGACCACGTTCCCAAGATGGCTGCTCCTACACCCCAAAGAAAGATGGGGGTCCACCAAACCAGACACAGCATCAGTATCTCTCGGCTGTTTATTAAAGAGCGGTTAGGTTATGGTTTGCTGAATTTCACATCGTACGCGGGATGTTTAATTATTTTATATTTCCCCCGCTTGGATAAGAGCCCAGAGTCTGTGTATTTTTACTTTTAGGATTTTAACTGTTGCGATGACAGTGAATTGCAGTGCGTGTGGCACCCTTGTGCTGTGTCAGGGTACAGCGTGCCAGTATGAATGCTGCTGCTTCACAGTATAGGTCAAAGTAAACACGCTGAAATGCTGGTTACAATGGGTCTCACCTGTATTCATTCGTTTAAGTTGGAGGAGTGCATAAGAAATATCTTGACCCGACTGCGCCTCATTGTCACCAGGAAACAGACATGCATTACTGTCACTGCCAGGGTACAAACATATCTCCACCTTGAGACTGTTGCCCAGTTGCTAGGCGTTAGACACATACATTTTAGCACATTAATCATGGGTGTCAATCCGGGCCATAGAGCCTGGCTGCAGTGTGGGAAAGTAACACCAACTGGATGTGATGTTAATACCATGATACCTTTCAATAAAGGTGAGTTCTTTACAGTCAACTGAGAAACTTACGTttttaataaaatatatataaaatgacTACTGCGTCTTTTTTTAATCACTTAATGTGAATGGTCGGGTCGTATCCTGAGCGGTACGCCAAATTAAATACCAGCCTTTCAGTAAGTCGTTTCCATGGGGATGTATCTGAAAAGTACTTCGGaataacaaaacattgcgaTGGGAACTGTTGGAGGCTAATCTTCTGaatcttaaataaatcattaaaccATGTGGATAATTGGAACGTCAATATAACCCAAACACCATAGGTTTAATACATGCAAAGCGCGCACGCCAGTGTTCAATGATGGAACGTGAACCGTGAACTCCTCCTCGAACTAGTATTTAGTAGCCTGAGTTGTTACCTTAGGAAACACTGACATCATTCGCTGCTTGTTGCTGCAATGCCGAACGACCTCAATACAGTTGCAAGAATTATGACATAATGTGGACCTATTATAGAAATGGAACTGTActcaagaagaagaaagacaggGTAAGTCATGTAGTGTATACTTAAAATTGCCCTTGACTTCAAAAAAATGTGGTTTTATTATATAAACATATTATATTCATATAAGGGTTTTCTTTTTAACAGGAGAACAAAGATATAACATTTCCAGCCATTTCCAATGGACCTACTTCTTTCTCCAAGGTTAGAACAGAATATTTCCCAGGCATTTTGAATTCTTGCGTCCAATTTATATAATTGAGCAGACTTATTCGTCAGTGGCTGTGCCTGGAAAGGTTTGTTCACTAGGAGTACAATTCTGCATCTATTTCTAATTGAAAATCCATCCATTTATTAGGATAACAAGAACAAGTCTCATTCTCAGCGGGTTCAGGATCTCTTCTTTTCCCACTGTCTTTCCGATCATGGCATCGTGGGCAGGAAGGTCAGAACCACTAAGGTAAAGCGTGCTAAAACACTCACTAACAATAGTTTCGCTTAGAACAGTCCGTTCTTTAGAACAGAAAGTAGAACGGATCAAATCAACAATCTCTCACGGGATGCTGTTGCGGTAAACTTGTGCGTCTGTTTTGCATTCTAGAAGGCGGACAACCAGTGGAGTACCCCTTTCACCAAAGTGAATGAGGAGGCAGAGTCGCACATAAAGGCACATCTCAGGGTAAGAACTAAGCGCTTCTGTCAGTAGCACTTCCCTAAATGCAGATAGACAGCATCCTCTTCTGCCTCACACTTTTACAAAATCTATTATTAAGACAGGTTCCTATTACAGTATCATTTACATCAACGCCATGTCAAGGCTTACACTCGAAGCACAcgggaagaggagaaagaggccgGAATGCTACACCTGCTGAATACACAGGGTCATTTATTTAAGGTGAACAAGATAATCTCTTCATTCCCATTTGTGAGTTGAATGCTATTGATAGAAAACTTGAATGGTTACTATCTTATCATGTAATGGATCCCGTTTTCACCATCCAATTGGTCTCGGTTTAGGACAAGACATTGAAGACTTTATTAGGTGTGAACGGGCATGAAGGCCTCCAGGATGACTGTCCTGAGATGCTGCAGAGTCTGGTGGAcctggggcaggtggaggaagacagggaagaGGAAAAGGTGAAGGAACAAGTCGGCGTGCGGAAGAACGTCGACTCCTGGAACCAAAGCTTTACAGGAAGTGGGAAACGTCCACCAGATGGGTCGTCCACAGGTCATGTGGACGACCACACGGAGGAATACCCAACAGAAAGGGGTCCTCGTCATGCAAGTCACACTGTGTCAGATGACCTTAAAGGAGAGGTGGTCCCTCCCTTCTGTGCCAAGAAGAGAAGGTTCATGGTTTACATATGTGGAGGATACAAGGGTAAGGATCTATAGACGAATGCTAAAGGATGTTGGAACTAACCAACTAACCTCAGGTTTGAACGTGCACAGAGTGTGTAGAGTAGAAGGGGATgtatacgtttgtgtgtgtgtgtgacagacaccGTGGCAGAGAGGAGTACCCTGATGGAGAACGTTTTCCCCGGCTGTACCTCTACTGTATAAAGAGAGGCTATGGCTTCAAGATGGTGGACCTGCGCTTGGGGGTGGGAGACCCTGTGTGGGACACACACGACACAGCAGAGCTACATGTGGACGCCCTCCGACAGTGCCAGCAGACCGAGGGACCAAACTGTGTCGTAAGACGTGTTTGTAGAATGTCACTTGTTGAAATTGTCTCGCATGAAATGTTTTAAGTTCTCGAATTTGGAaagatatatactgtatttggCCTTCTCACAATCATACCACTGTAAATGCTAGTACTGTGATTCGTGTGATTGATGAAGTCATCAACACTCTTTCATTTTGAAGCTCTTTCTAGGCCAGAAGCATGAGGTCCAGACCCTTCCCAGAACCATCCCCAAAGAGGCCTTTGAGTCCATCGTCAGGATCGTGGAGAGAGACCGCCAGAGGATGTCCAAGAGGAAGCCTTCAGGCATGGACGACAGCACTG encodes:
- the rwdd gene encoding RWD domain-containing protein 4 translates to MTANEDQEMELEALRSIYEGDECFREISPVSFQFRIGDHEDSKAFLIDISWPETYPETSPQISLDAFFNNRISPITKQMIISKLEEQVEANLGTAMMYTLFDWAKENQESLMENHQPVVTAVTLTSNNDNTSNVGTAKKKERKEQLTKAQKRKMTSRTDNKGELPRGWDWVDVVKVSCLYLLPVYPCSYFAYPEDGTLYCQFTV
- the LOC134016750 gene encoding uncharacterized protein LOC134016750, translated to MWTYYRNGTVLKKKKDRENKDITFPAISNGPTSFSKDNKNKSHSQRVQDLFFSHCLSDHGIVGRKVRTTKKADNQWSTPFTKVNEEAESHIKAHLRYHLHQRHVKAYTRSTREEEKEAGMLHLLNTQGHLFKDKTLKTLLGVNGHEGLQDDCPEMLQSLVDLGQVEEDREEEKVKEQVGVRKNVDSWNQSFTGSGKRPPDGSSTGHVDDHTEEYPTERGPRHASHTVSDDLKGEVVPPFCAKKRRFMVYICGGYKDTVAERSTLMENVFPGCTSTV